The region AAGTGACTCATCCAGTCATTATTTGgcatttggcttttttttccccccttggtGCCAAAACCTGAGAACATCtggttttttatatatttaagccACCGCTTGTGGCTTTGTATTTTCTTACAAGGTTCTAATTGTTTTGGCTACATACATCTTCATGCTCCTGATAGCTACCATTTATGATCTTTTGttacttttccttatttttgttatgtattttaagaaaagttgtcttcctcctcctctcctgacCCTTtctactccccccaacccccacactacttagcaatttaaaacttaggcATGAGCACCTGACTTTTGATcacttgcatggaatattttaaagtcCATCTCTAGGCTTTGTAttacacatttgtttttaaacataattttaacttTAACTAAAGTTTATATTCCCTTTCCTAAAATTGGGTAAccatataatacatttttagtttttcctgaCTTGTAGAATGTTGGTTATGTGTTTTTTATGTCTATTACTAATGGGTCATATATGTAACTTTCTGATTATAATTTAGAACTAAGTTCTGTTATATGTGTATGTCTTCATAGGttctaatttttttagaaagcatttattatttaaaattttatatcagtTCCCTAACCCAAATGTTTTGTGTTGTTAACACATTGGTTGTTGAACcctatattatttattgttgtagTTTTCAGGTTTCTGAATCAATGAGCTTTGGAGTTGAAAGAAGCCTTGATTTAAGTTAGTCAAATTCTAGgtcatttgcccaaagtcacatagctatgTAGTGATAGAGCTAGCTAGAACTTGAATGCCAGTCCAGCATTAATTATATCAGTCTAATGATTACTGGGTGGTAGACTAATACGTAAATCACACTTATACAGGACCATATGAAACAAGAATTGCTGATTTATGGGGGGGAATAAAATGAACAGTCTGGCTTGGAAATGAGTTGACTGATCATCATATTCTTTACTGTTCAGCACATATTCTTCTTCTCAGATCCTGTATTTGTAGATCAGGGTACCATCTTTATACTTCAGATAGTTCTAGGGATGActatgtcaattttttttctctttcaactaCGCATTTATAGGTTTGCCAACCATTTGTTATAATATTCTTCAGGGAGAGTGTAAAATTAATTACTTTTgttgaagcttttaaaaaataatacattccagtcctggccaggttgctcagttggttagagcatcatcctgatgggccaaggttgctgattcaatccctggtcagggcttgaACCCTGACAAGCAGCAacaaatgaatgtgtaaataagaggaacaacaaatcgcCCTCGTTCTAAAAATctgtaaataaaaaagtaaaaaaggatgCATTCAGTCCTATCTCACTGAAGATAACCTTTTCAGTAATAGGGTATTTTTGTTCCTTGAAGTCTTTAGTTACTGATGTCCTACTTTGTATAATTTCTGTAGATGACTGATTATATCAGTGACAGGTTGGGTCttcttcatttcattctcacaggGTAATTTAGAGTAACTTGAGTTTGATGGGaacctaatctttttttttaattttagtaatattttcttcataaaatttattaactgctgtaaaatttcatttttgtgaaaCTGTATGATAAGCCAGACATTTCCCATGTATACTTTTTTATGTGGTTTTTTATACTTATATTTCAAGGTTTCATCgctcctatttttaaatttattttttatatgaacagatttttttaaacattttttaattggtgaaAATCatactcttctcttttttcaaattgttgttcATAGTCTTTTGTTATATACTGCTGGCAGTGAGTTTGCAAGTGTGACATAAAGGCAAATTGGTGCTCTGAGGTAATCTCTCAAAGGGAAGTAAATGGCAGAATTATGGCTTGCTTTCTCCTGACATTTTCACAAGTTATGCTATTTtagctttatcttttttttttttacagctttattgagatacatttcttatatcataaaatttacccatttaaaatacacaattttttagtgtattcacagagttgtgcattCATCACGACAGTCtaattttacaacatttttaattttcaaaaagaaaccttatgtctatTATCAGTCATTCCCTATTCCCCTTTGTCCCCTAGTTTCTGGCAGccactaacctactttctgtctATGAATTGCCTGtgctggacatttcatataaattgaatcatacaatatgtgctcctttatgactggcttctttcacttagcatgttttcaaggttcatctgtgttctGGCATATGTAtatcaatatttcattcatttttatgccaaatgttccattgtatgcatGTGCCCCATTTTGCTTATTCATTAATCAGTTGGTGgctatttgggttgtttccatcttttggctattatgaataatactgctgtaAACTTTCTTGTGCAAGTTTTTATTGGACaccttttttcagttttgttgggTATATACCTCAGAGTAGAACTGCTAAGTTTTTTGGTAACActgtttaatgttttgaggagccaccaaactgctttccaaacaGCTACCccattctacattcccaccaacaatgtgtGAGGGTTCTGGTTTTTCCACATTCTTGCTAACGCTTGTACTTGTCCATCATTTCGATTATAGCCATGCTAGCGtgggtgtggagtggtatctcattgtggttttgatttcattttcctgatgactgaTGATAagatcttttcatgtttattaaccgtttgtatatcttttttagagaaatctctatttctgtcctattctttgcctattttttttttaacagggttgtctttattattgagttgtaagagttactcagatattctggatacaagttcttcatcatatatgattttcaaatattttctcccattttatgggttgtattttcactttcttgatggggTTCTTTAGTGcacagaattttataattttgatggtGACCAGTCTACCTATTTATTCTTGTCACTTGTGCTGTTGGTGCTATATCTAAAAACCATTGCCTAACCCAAGATAATGAAGATTTACCCTTGTTTTCCGAGAATTTTATGGATTTAGGTAGCTTTGAATtaggttttgaaatcaggaagtctgagtcttccaactttgttcttccttttcaagaTTGTTCTGGGTAATCTGGGATTGAATTAAATGTACAGATCAATTTAGGGAGTATTCCCATCTTAATGTTACATCTTCCAGTCCATTCATATGGGATGTTTTCCCCCTTAATTAGGACTTCCTTAACTTATTTAGAcaatttttgtagttttcagagtataagCTTTATACCTCTTCTGTTAatcttatttctacatttttaacactttttgatgttattgtagatggaattaaaaaattatttccatactgttcattgttagtgtattgAAATACAATTGATATTTGTATAGTGACCCTGTATCCTATAACATTGATGGACTTATTTACTAGCTCTAGTAATTTATCAGTTCCTTAGGATTTTTTATACACTAGATGATGTACAAATAGAGGTAgttttacttttgccttttcttgcCTTTTGCCCTGGCTAGAATGTAGAATAAAGAACagaagtggagccctggctggcatagctcagtggattgagcgcgggctgggaaccaaagtgtcccaggtttgattcccagccagggtacatgcctgggttgcaggccataatccccagcaacctcacattgttgtttctctctctctctctctatcttcctcccttccctctctaaaaataaataaataaaatcttaaaaaaaaaaaaaaaaaagaacagaagtggTAAGAGCAGACATTCTTGTTTTCCCCAGATTGTGGGGAGAAACTATTCAGTCTTTCTTTGTTAaatgtgatgttagctgtgaATTTTTCATATGTACCATgtatcaggttgaggaagttttCTTCAGTTGCTGGCTTGCtgtatttttttgccataaaAGGATGTTGgattcatcaaatgcttttttttaaaaatattttatttatttttagaggaggggaagggaagaggagaggaaggaaaatcatggattggttgcttttcatactcacactgaccagggaccaaacttgAAATTCAGGCattgttccctgactgggaattgaacttgtgacctttcactttgcgaaacaacgcccaaccaactaaaccatactggtcagggctaataattgctttttaaaatacgcAGAACAAAATAATCTCTTGTCCTTGTGAGATTAGTTTGGACATGTGAAGTACTGGATATGTGATAGAATATTCTGTGTTGGAGTTTCTGGCTTGTTAGAAAATACAATATATGGTTAGGGAAATTAGTgcctttttggaatatttattgtaCAGATGAGAATAATAAATCTGAAGTTGGAATATCCTTATTTCTTGCCTTTAGGGCTTCCGGGCCAGCTTCAGGAAGTGAGAATGATATATGATAACAACCTCAGGGGAATTAGAGAGCATTTAATCAAGAGCAGGGTAATATTGTACCAGTTACccgtattatttatttttattttttattgattgatttgagagagagagaggaagagggagagaaagaaaaacatcgatttgttgttgcacttatttatgcattgattgatttttttttttaatgcctgaaACAAAAAAGATCTAAAACCACAGCTTCCGGAAGAACAATTTATTCTTGCCAGTCTTGTACCTCTCTTGGAACTTGACCTTAGCCTCCCATTGGGCCTTGTGTTTCAGAGCAGGGTCTCTAAAGATGTCCTTGTTGGTGACAGTTTTGTCCAAGGGGATATCCAGAGTATCTTGTGGGCGTGAGGTGATCGTAGTTACAAACTTTCACAAAAGACTTGATCTTAGACCTTTTGGCAGTTTCCTTCTTGCCCATGGCAGCTGTCACTTTGTGGGGATAGAGGTCAATTCCAGCCACCAGAGCATGGCTGTAGGGGCAGTCTGATGTACCATCATCAATGTTCTTCACAATGATCGCTTTGCGTCCGGAGTAGCGTCCAGCCAGGACCAGTACCACCTTCCTGGGTTTCATAAACTTGCCCATTTTGACAGTAGCCACAGGGGCCTACAGCAGAAAGGAAAGAACCtggttggttgattcttgtgtgtctTGGTTGATTCTCTCTGACGGGAGATTGAACctataaccttggcatattgggcgatgctgtaaccaactgggCAACCCAGCCAAGGCTATTAAGTGAAGTAAGTAAATGATAATGGTTGTGTGGTAGAACATatcttgaaggaaaaataagttgGAGGGGAATTGCGGGAGAGGAACGAATAAGGAATGATGGTGAGGAGGGATGGTTCTCTTTTTCTGGGCAGAAAGAACACAGATCAAGCAAGGCATGGATCAGTATAGAGTTATATATAGGAAGGGCCTTCCTGAGGAATAAATAAtgttatgtaaaataaatgttttttttaaagattgtatttattttagagagggtgagggagggagagaaacatcaatgtgtggttgcctctcacacacctcctactgggggacctggcctgcaatgcaggcatgtgccctgttcACAGTCCGGTACTCAAATCAATCCACttacccacaccagccagggcaaagaccAAGGTTCTTGCCAACTCTCTTTCACCTTGTGATATTGGTGGCATCTTCAGGCTTCCTATAAAGTAACTAGTGGTTTGAGATGTCATGTTTAGCACCATTGGAGGAAGAGGGAGTGTATCTTCCTCATCTTTAGGGTGGAAGAAATTTTTCTCACAATTATCTCTTGGAGATCTTCCAGTGGGCTTTCACTCATGTCTTATTGGCTGGGATTGGGTTCCATGCCCATTCCCAATCATAGGCAAAGAAGAATGGGTTAAAATTAATCCATTAGGATAGAGGATATGGGAGAGTCAATCACAAATGTCTGTTATAACAGTGATTTGAAAAGTGAGTAGTATGTGTTTAGTATGTGAGTAGTTTAGTATGTGAGTAGTATGTGAAAATGTGAGTAATGTGTGTTTTTAATCAGTTTTGATATCTACTGTGTTTCTGggggaaattgaaaaaaatgtatttctctccCTAAGATTTTTGTGTCTGTAGTAGCTCATCTTCGAATgtccttatttgtaaaaattgGTGCCTAACCAGAAAGACATCTGAGTGAAAAAGAGGGTGACTGATGCATGTGCCATAAGCACTGTGATCTCCTGACTCTTGAGCTAAGCAATGAGAGAATGGGAAggttggaatttattttttcctaaaatgcatGTTTTGAAAAGAGCATTTCCACTTCTTTCCTTGAAAGAGGAAAtccattgaaaaaaatgtattttataacctTGGCTATTTGGGGGCCTAGTTAAATCTAGCAGTTGAGTTTCAAAAGTTCTTCAGCAGCAGTAGTAAGATTATTTTGTGGTGGGtgtctttgaacatatttaagtATACATTGCAAAGGACTTTGCCTTATTTGGTGTTTTTCATTCTCCTTTGGATTTCAGAAGCCTCAGATTAGGGCTCTAGTTCGCCATCTATTGGTCCTTGATTTGTATGTTTAACACCCTTACGCTACACTTTGtggaattatttttatgtggagatatatttgtgtacattttttaatCAACTAAATATTCTTCTCCAGGATTATACATTAAAAAGTCAAGAGTAGGATCTCTGGATGTGTATAcaaatatgtttacatatattagTTTATTCTTTATGTAATCTGACTTGGTGACTTTCTTAATTGGTTGCTTTTGGTATTTGAGAACGACTATGAGAGAATGATTTCAAGAATACAAATGGAAACTTATGAAAATATAGGTGCAGATGCTATAGGAGCTGTGAGTTAGTGTAACTTTGTGGGAGGGCCAAAGCTGTTTTTCTGACTAGCAGAAGTGAGGCATACCACCGGATATTGGTTCTGGTAAGCCACAAAACAGTATCGAGCATTTCTCATCTTCATTTTCGGTAGTAGAACATACTCTCCTCATCTGCTGAATTTGATGATTGAATCgttggaaacattttttattcagtcatttaaaataatattttgatgaaTCCCagagggtttgttttttaaatcttaaagcACTTAATTCATCTTTTGGCAACTTTATCTTTAAAGGTTGATGGAATATAATTTGTGTAAATGTCACACTTTGCATTgcattactgattttatttatttttttaacctagaaaagtttctattattttaagaTCTTGTTTTGGGAAGTGAATAAAATACTGACAAGCTGGTCATGAGAAAATGATAAAGCGCCACTTACTTTAGACCAATGGTAGGAAGGTTGgaaatttgctttttcttgaGATTTGGGTTTCTTTATGGAGTTCTTTGTTAAACTTTTAACACATAGTAGTAAACTTCCTTTTGGTGGTGACAGGAAACATAAATACTCATTGTGTAATGCCATTTGCCTGTTTTGGCGGATCTGCCAAGCCCTGACACCCAAAACAACACGCGTGCTTCTTAACGAAAACTACAGTTCCCAGCGAGCCTGGCTGGTGGACCTTCACTTCCCCTCTTGTTCCCAGCTTTTCCCGCAAGGGCTTGCCCGGCGCGGGCCGTAGCCCGCGCCTGCGCAATGACGACgtgcgctttttttttttttttcttttttttcccccctggcgGCTGCGGAGCGCGGCGCTGGGGCTAATGCCCAGGCGTGCTGCAGTGTACGGAGGCAGGCTGCTAGGACAAAGGGCGACAGGAAGCACTTCACTGGCCGAGGAGCTTCCTACCCGATTCAGCGCACGTTAGCCCTGGAATAGGCTGGCAACGTCTGCAATAGCCTACGGGCATTATTACACAGTGCAAACAATTCCTCGTCCACGTCCTCTCGGTCCACCGCTCCTGCCCGCCTTGTCCCTCATAGCCGGCGCGCGGCCCCACCAGCCCCAGCGCAGAGGGAACGTGACGGCGTCAGTGCCTCAGGTTAGCCTCACCTCAGCCGAAGCAAGGGCCCGCTCCCGCCTGCCGCAGTGCCgtgtgccgccgccgccgccgccacagGTCTTGGAGCAGCTGGGGCCCTGTGCCGTGGCTTCCGCAGACGGAGGTGCAGCAACTGCGGCCGCGACGAGGAGCCATGActgaggcggcggcggcgactGCGGCCGCGCCTCCTGGCAGCCCGTGGGGGCGGTGCGACGGGCGCCCCCTGGCGGCGCGCCGGGGCGGAGCGGCCCTTCgccgccgcagccgcagccggCGGAGGCGCTGCTGTCCCTCCTCCCCGTGTCCCCGGCGCTCgcccgctcgctcgctcgctccaTTCTCCCTCCGCTTCAGATTAAAgggggggagggaaaaggagctCGGCCGCCATTTTCCCAgtgccgccgccaccgccgccaccgcTCACCGAACCGGCGGGAGAACCGAGCACCGTAGCGAAGCCGACTCGTCTCGCCGCTGCGGCGCGGGGGACGGCCAGAGCGCGCTCCCCGGCCAGGAAGAGACGTCTGGGGGTGGCGGCCGGGGTGCGGGTTCGGGCTGCAGACGGCGGCGCTTGTttgtgcggggcgggggggggcggcttCACCCTCTGCCCCCGCCCGCCCGTCCTCCCCGCCGGGCTGCGGTCCCCGGCCGTGCCCAGGCCCCGCCGGAGCCGAGGAAGGCCGGAGAAAGGgtccaaaagagaagaaaaagcgGCCGCTCCCCgccgccttcccctccccctccgcctcGCCCCCCCGCCCGGAAAGTCAGGGCGGCTCCGGGCGCCGGGGGGGAGGAGAGCGGGGGGCCCGGGCCGGAGCCGCCGCCGCgcgcccccgcccgccgccgGCTCTCGGCGCCCAGGCCGGGGGCTGTTTGCAAACTGCGCCCATTTTGTGGGGCTGAATCCGCCCGGGCTACGCTCCTCCATCACGTGgtaggtgctgctgctgctgctcctttcctccacctcctcccgctgccctttctccttctcctcgcTCTCCCTGTGGctcccatttctccctctctttgttaGTTGTAACTggaaaggcagggcagggcaggaaaaATCCCCGGAACTTTAAatggcctctctgggcttccccGCTGCGGGTCTGGGGCTGGGAGTCGCCCCAAGGGCGGGGGTGTGCGGGGGCCCTTCCCCACCAGCTGCCGCCTCGTTCGCCAGCTTTTCCTTTGGCGTTCTATTTAAAAATGAGGCCTTAAGAACACGATTTATTCccgttaaaaaaaaagcaacaaaaacaaactctggCTCTCGCCTTGAACTTCTTCACTGCAAAAGGCCTTTCACTGCTCGAAACACACATCTTGCATGTTTCTCGGTGTATATCACAACTCTTGATTGTTTAGTTAGATggttatttgtttcatttatttttgttgcctGTAAATTGAGGTCACTTAGGTTTTCAGATCTGGTTTCCCTCAGGCggacgtgtttttttttttttttttttttaaactaaagagGAAGAggcatttatttgcttttaagtgAGTTTGGGGGGCCTGTTTTCCGGCTGACGGTCTTTTGATTCTCGGCATATAGTTTTGGTTGTTCTTCCATGTGATAAACAGTAGCCTCATAttttacttaaaacccttttgttttccattttcccaGTGTGGTGTTTTTGAGAAACACGTTACCTAACTATTGCTTATTGGATTGCCTTAGGGGAGAAGGAGTGACATGATGGCGCCACTTTAAATtgctctttcctccttctccgtttttcccctttattctagAGGTCACTGGTGCACTTTTCGTGacctattaataaaaatgtacttgagAACATTAACAGTACAACTCGTAGGGCTAGAGTCTGGTATCTTAAGGGTCGGGAGACGCGAATCCCAAGGTCCCCAAAGTTCCGAGAGATCTCCCTAGTCCTGcctcgcctccctcccctccattcaCAATCCCGGTGTTGCCATCTCCTTTGTCACGTGGTTAGCAatcattgtggggttttttgtttgtttggggtgtgtttatatttttaaaatcaccagAAGAACCTACCCCTTCCCCTTTGGAGTGAGCAAAACGTTTTAGTTGTTTTAGTTTTAGAGTCAGAGAACATTTCTGAAAAACGATAAAATTACATAATCTTTGCCTTGCATAATCATGATATAGTTATAGATTGTTACCGAACTTCGTGTTTAAAGCacttaaaagaatggaaaagtaGTGCCTCGGAATATGTTTTTCCTGTCAGAAtagtataatttctatttttcctacTTTTGGGGTCATTTCAAGTGCCACTATTTATAAAGGTTTAAGTGGGTGtgttttcccctccccacttccacaGGCTATACTTGATTCCGTATCTAACATACTGTCTGACCAATtcagaagttttcaattttatcCACTTTTGTCAGTTAAAGCTATTTTTATCTCCTAACAACAGTAAATACTTTTGAgtaataattgtattttatttagaggtattttattacatttctgttGTGCTTTTGATCTggagaaattttgtttttaatcctgtGGGTTTAAATGAATGTTCACGTATCTGTTTCTTTATACCAGTTTTCCTAATAATTGGATAAATTCCTGCTTTATAAAATACCAAGCATATTGCTGTTTTTCTATACAGGATACTAGccacttttataatttaaaaaaatattgcggtttaagaaacattttttaaagtaaatatgaagtgtagtggtttttaaaaatgcattcattgtTGTCCTCTTACTATGTATATTTTCAATGGTTTGGGTCATTTTCTTTCCTAACAGTTACATCATGTCATGTGATATGAGCAGTGTGATGTGTAGTTCTAAAAATAAGGCAAGGTAAAAATGCTCATcttttgagaatttaaaatatgtattataattgTGGGAGAGCTGATCTATATTTCTGATTTTGGTCATGGAATTTTGATTTCAATTTCCGTGAGGTTTCTCCAACAAAGTATGCAATTCTTTTGACCTTTAGAATATTTGATGTATTTGTTAGTGATCTCATGATTGGAGGTGATTAACTTTGTTTCTCAAGTGTGCACTCATTGGAGAAAGACATTAGATGTGACAAAGATTCTTAACACCTGTATTATGGTTGGGTCTCTGATGACTGTTTCATTGAAATATATGTGAGATAAGTGTTTTTGATTTGTGCCTGTAAACAGTTAAGAGAGTAATCAATTAAATATTGATGGAACCTTGAGGAGGGTGGGTTTTCTATCCTACCTGTGTGACTCTAATGAAGTATTGAGAGATGTTCTTGCTTCTTTCCTGAAAGCCTCATTCAGAACATTAGTATTTGACTTTGTGCTTTACCAAAGTCAGATGTTAACCTTTTGTCTGGTTTTCTTGCCTACACATATGAGTTCTCTGGCTAAATCTTGAGAGCATTCTTTGATTATTAGGTGGGTTATCATCCTGTTGAGGAAAATTTTGGAAGCTAGAAAAGGAGTAAGCCTtagtttactttttaacttttatcaaggtgagaagaaaataactactccacttttttcttcttcaaacatTGCCAATACTCCTCGATCTCTGGTAATGCTATCCTGTAACCTACATCCTCTGAATTTTATTGAATAGCCATAAATTTCCATTGTATTTCTAAGTGAAAACAAGTTTTAGGTTTGTGTTGTTGCTATAACCTGACTCATATAACCTGTAAACATAGGGCCATGTGGTTGATATTGTTGGTTTAGGAAGATATTTTCGTATTTGGTTCTAGTTAGGAACTTTTGTGAATAAAGCGTTGTCTTGTCATATTAGAAACcgtttttaaatgtaaaaaaatcataCTAGTCCATATTGTGTTTTCTAAACAGTAGTCATTGAAAATCTGTGTTTAAAGAGTAATGCTTATTCCTCTTATATTTTATCTGCTTGCTTGGGGGGCttggt is a window of Phyllostomus discolor isolate MPI-MPIP mPhyDis1 chromosome 8, mPhyDis1.pri.v3, whole genome shotgun sequence DNA encoding:
- the LOC114503332 gene encoding LOW QUALITY PROTEIN: 60S ribosomal protein L27-like (The sequence of the model RefSeq protein was modified relative to this genomic sequence to represent the inferred CDS: inserted 2 bases in 1 codon) yields the protein MERASERASAGDTGRRDSSASAGCGCGGEGPLRPGAPPGGARRTAPTGCQEARPQSPPPPQSWLLVAAAVAAPPSAEATAQGPSCSKTCGGGGGGTRHCGRRERALASAEAPVATVKMGKFMKPRKVVLVLAGRYSGRKAIIVKNIDDGTSDCPYSHALVAGIDLYPHKVTAAMGKKETAKRSKIKSFVKVCNYDHLTPTRYSXDIPLDKTVTNKDIFRDPALKHKAQWEAKVKFQERYKTGKNKLFFRKLWF